From the Desulfosarcina sp. BuS5 genome, one window contains:
- a CDS encoding ATP-binding protein codes for MVSKFISREVSDFAFSGEWLGGAMLFIAGARQCGKTSLTRKFLDEKKCSSLYFNLDVEKIRRRYRNDPDFIIKEASRLEIKKPYVVLDEIHKLTRWKNILKGLFDEFNQAINIIVTGSARLDLFRRSGDSLAGRYTLVNLFPFSFREWAQITGASFPWLHEEEDWKDPAAAFSKKLSGTSPVFKDIAGAYLTFGPFPAPLISGSMQRSRKWHRDYISLLIREDLRDLSGIRELDRVSHLVELLPDRIGSPLSLRSLAGDLEANHSTVKNWLLALQKLYLLWPLRPHSAKFQRTIRKEPKWYFLNWIYAGNEGSRFENMIATSLYRFVVSLSDRGWPEVKLHYLKTYDKKEINFILFLNKKPILAVESKIMSKNIPPQLIQLRHNYGVDFPIVQVVNQPGVLLKKGLNEYIAGYDRLLFVL; via the coding sequence ATGGTATCTAAATTTATAAGCAGAGAGGTTTCTGATTTTGCTTTTTCCGGTGAATGGCTTGGCGGAGCCATGCTTTTTATCGCCGGCGCTCGCCAGTGTGGAAAAACCTCTCTGACCCGCAAGTTTCTTGATGAAAAAAAGTGTTCTTCCCTTTATTTTAACTTGGACGTTGAAAAAATAAGAAGAAGATACCGTAATGATCCCGATTTTATTATAAAAGAAGCATCCAGGCTTGAAATAAAAAAGCCGTATGTGGTTTTAGATGAAATACATAAGCTGACCAGGTGGAAAAATATTCTGAAAGGGCTTTTCGATGAATTCAATCAAGCCATAAATATAATTGTCACCGGCAGCGCTCGTCTTGATCTTTTCAGAAGGAGCGGGGATTCTCTTGCCGGACGTTATACTCTTGTTAATCTTTTTCCTTTTTCGTTTAGAGAATGGGCACAGATAACAGGCGCTTCATTTCCATGGCTGCATGAAGAAGAAGACTGGAAGGATCCTGCCGCTGCCTTTAGCAAAAAGCTTTCAGGAACATCACCGGTTTTTAAGGATATCGCTGGGGCCTATCTTACATTCGGTCCTTTTCCGGCTCCTCTTATATCAGGATCGATGCAGCGTTCCCGGAAATGGCACAGAGATTATATCTCATTGCTTATAAGGGAAGATTTGAGGGATCTTTCCGGTATTCGTGAACTTGACCGTGTTTCACACCTTGTTGAACTTTTGCCCGATAGAATTGGCTCACCTCTTTCTCTCAGAAGTCTGGCAGGAGATTTGGAAGCCAATCATTCAACAGTAAAAAACTGGCTGCTTGCTTTGCAAAAGCTGTATCTTCTCTGGCCCCTTCGTCCCCATTCCGCCAAATTTCAGCGTACTATCAGAAAAGAGCCCAAGTGGTATTTTTTAAACTGGATTTATGCAGGTAATGAAGGCAGCAGATTTGAAAACATGATTGCAACTTCGTTGTATCGTTTTGTTGTAAGTTTAAGCGACAGGGGCTGGCCTGAAGTCAAACTTCACTACTTAAAGACATATGATAAAAAAGAAATTAATTTCATACTTTTTTTAAATAAAAAACCGATTCTTGCTGTTGAATCCAAAATCATGTCCAAAAATATTCCACCCCAGCTTATACAACTACGGCATAATTATGGCGTGGATTTCCCGATAGTGCAAGTTGTCAACCAGCCTGGAGTTCTGCTAAAAAAAGGACTGAACGAATATATTGCCGGATATGACAGGTTGTTGTTTGTTTTATAA
- the uvrA gene encoding excinuclease ABC subunit UvrA gives MESEKIIIRGAKQHNLKNIDVEMPRNKLIVVTGLSGSGKSTLAFDTLYAEGQRRYVESLSTYARQFLERLDKPDVEMIEGLSPAIAIEQKTASHNPRSTVGTVTEIYDYLRLLFSRIGIPHCYKCGMPITSQTLDQLIDRIMSLPERTRIIIMAPLVSGRKGSHEKLVQQLKKEGFARVRIDGKILEIEEVGKLNKNKKHFIDVVVDRLVLKESIINRLTDSLELALAQSGGLVTIDVLNAKPMLFSEKAACIKCNISYPEFTPAAFSFNSPLGACPKCDGLGTTTEFDPDLVIPNQALSLREGAVDLWANRNSVHFIEFLDALTGHYGVDIYTPYKDLPDSFKEVLLYGSKDEQISFYFERNNRRFTYKKTFEGIIPRIERIYLETDSYQSREEVKRYMNFRPCPECGGERLNRISRSVKLADFTISDITALSVEKAYSFFKNLRLTAKQEVIARRILKEIIERLGFLKNVGLSYLTLDRSASTLSGGESQRIRLATQIGSKLTGVLYVLDEPSIGLHQRDNQRLLQTLARMRDLGNTVLVVEHDEETILAADYVIDMGPGAGIKGGEVVFAGTAEELLQDDNSLTGRYLSGKQFIKIPAERRTGNGQKLIINGASGNNLKNIDTEFPLGCFICITGVSGSGKSTLLLETLNNILARKLYYARIPAAPHTEVFGLEHVDKVVNIDQSPIGRTPRSNPGTYTGAFTFIRELFSKTPESRMRGYKPGRFSFNVKGGRCEACKGDGIIKIEMHFLPDVYVACDVCHGKRYNRETLEIRYKGKNISEILDMTVNQALNFFKSIKTISLKLETLVDVGLGYIHIGQPATTLSGGEAQRVKLSKELSKRGTGRTVYILDEPTTGLHIDDIKKLLNVLNRLVESGNTIIVIEHNLDVIKTADYIIDLGPEGGDEGGYIVACGTPEDIVMVNESYTGKYLKKALGFAQK, from the coding sequence ATGGAATCAGAAAAAATAATTATCAGGGGCGCTAAACAGCACAACCTGAAAAATATTGATGTAGAAATGCCGCGTAACAAGCTGATAGTGGTGACAGGCTTGTCCGGCTCAGGCAAATCAACCCTGGCATTCGACACTCTTTACGCTGAAGGACAGCGCAGGTATGTGGAATCCCTTTCAACTTACGCCCGTCAATTCCTCGAGCGGCTCGACAAGCCGGACGTTGAAATGATAGAGGGGCTCTCTCCGGCAATTGCCATAGAACAGAAAACCGCTAGTCACAACCCCAGATCGACGGTGGGGACGGTTACCGAAATTTACGATTATCTTCGGCTTCTTTTTTCCAGAATCGGTATTCCCCACTGTTATAAATGCGGGATGCCGATTACTTCCCAAACTCTGGATCAGCTTATAGACCGTATAATGTCACTGCCTGAAAGAACCAGGATAATTATTATGGCGCCTTTGGTTTCCGGACGGAAAGGCTCCCATGAAAAGCTTGTTCAACAGCTTAAAAAAGAGGGTTTTGCAAGGGTTCGCATCGATGGAAAAATATTGGAAATCGAAGAGGTAGGTAAGCTGAATAAGAACAAGAAGCATTTTATAGATGTTGTTGTGGATCGCCTTGTTCTAAAAGAAAGTATAATAAACCGCCTGACCGATTCGCTTGAACTGGCCCTGGCCCAATCCGGCGGCCTTGTAACTATAGATGTTCTCAATGCTAAACCGATGCTGTTCAGTGAAAAAGCAGCCTGCATTAAATGCAACATTAGTTACCCGGAATTTACTCCGGCCGCTTTTTCATTTAATTCTCCCCTTGGCGCCTGCCCCAAATGCGACGGCCTCGGCACCACAACGGAATTTGATCCTGATCTTGTCATACCGAATCAGGCTCTTTCTTTAAGAGAGGGTGCCGTAGATTTATGGGCCAACAGGAATTCAGTCCACTTTATCGAATTCCTGGATGCTCTTACCGGCCATTACGGCGTCGATATCTACACGCCTTATAAGGATCTTCCCGATTCTTTTAAAGAGGTACTTCTTTACGGGTCTAAAGATGAACAGATAAGTTTTTACTTTGAACGTAATAATCGTCGTTTCACCTACAAAAAAACATTCGAAGGTATTATACCGCGAATAGAGCGCATATATCTTGAAACGGATTCATATCAATCAAGAGAGGAAGTAAAACGATATATGAATTTTCGGCCCTGCCCTGAATGCGGGGGTGAAAGATTAAACCGGATTTCCAGATCTGTAAAGTTGGCAGACTTTACCATATCGGATATTACTGCGCTTTCAGTGGAAAAAGCTTATTCTTTTTTTAAAAATCTCAGGCTGACAGCCAAACAGGAAGTAATAGCCAGGCGGATTTTAAAAGAAATAATCGAGCGTCTGGGATTTCTGAAAAATGTAGGACTCTCTTATTTGACCCTGGACAGGTCGGCATCGACTCTTTCAGGAGGTGAAAGCCAGAGAATCCGCCTGGCAACCCAGATAGGTTCAAAATTGACCGGGGTCCTTTATGTGCTTGATGAACCAAGCATAGGGCTGCATCAGAGAGATAATCAGAGACTCTTACAAACACTTGCCAGGATGCGCGATCTTGGCAATACGGTTCTTGTCGTGGAGCATGATGAAGAGACAATCCTCGCTGCGGATTATGTCATAGATATGGGACCGGGCGCAGGCATAAAAGGCGGTGAGGTGGTTTTTGCAGGAACTGCTGAAGAGTTGCTGCAGGACGATAATTCATTAACAGGCCGCTATCTTTCAGGAAAACAATTTATAAAAATTCCTGCCGAACGTCGTACCGGCAACGGCCAAAAACTTATAATAAACGGCGCATCAGGTAATAATCTCAAAAATATTGATACTGAATTTCCTCTTGGATGTTTTATTTGTATAACAGGAGTATCAGGTTCAGGCAAATCGACTCTTCTCCTTGAAACTCTTAATAATATTCTTGCCCGGAAACTTTATTACGCAAGGATTCCTGCTGCTCCCCACACTGAAGTTTTCGGCCTTGAACATGTGGACAAAGTTGTCAATATAGATCAGTCTCCCATAGGCAGAACCCCCCGCTCCAACCCTGGAACATATACAGGGGCTTTTACTTTTATAAGGGAACTTTTTTCCAAAACACCAGAGTCAAGAATGCGGGGATACAAGCCCGGACGTTTCAGTTTTAATGTAAAAGGCGGACGGTGCGAAGCATGCAAGGGTGACGGTATTATCAAGATAGAAATGCATTTTTTGCCGGATGTTTATGTTGCCTGCGATGTTTGCCATGGGAAAAGGTATAACCGGGAAACCCTTGAAATCCGGTACAAAGGGAAAAATATTTCCGAAATACTTGATATGACTGTTAACCAGGCATTGAATTTTTTTAAAAGCATAAAGACCATCAGTCTGAAACTTGAAACCCTGGTTGATGTGGGACTTGGATATATACACATCGGCCAGCCTGCCACAACCCTTTCCGGAGGCGAAGCCCAGCGTGTTAAACTATCAAAAGAACTCAGCAAAAGAGGCACCGGCAGAACAGTTTATATTCTTGACGAACCGACAACAGGTCTTCACATAGATGATATAAAAAAGCTTTTAAATGTGCTTAACAGGTTAGTTGAATCAGGAAATACAATTATTGTGATCGAGCACAATCTGGATGTAATTAAAACCGCTGATTATATAATAGATCTTGGCCCCGAAGGCGGTGATGAAGGAGGATATATTGTTGCTTGCGGCACGCCTGAAGATATAGTCATGGTCAATGAATCCTATACCGGGAAGTACTTGAAAAAAGCCTTAGGGTTCGCACAAAAATAA
- the moaC gene encoding cyclic pyranopterin monophosphate synthase MoaC, whose amino-acid sequence MPEFTHIDKEGRVRMVDVTDKEHSQRVAVAQGVVSMNPETFEKIRDQSVKKGNVLETARIAGIMAAKKTSELIPMCHPLLISHVSVDFCPDKAINSIRIEALARVTGQTGVEMEALTAVSVAALTIYDMCKSYDRKMTISDILLLEKSGGKSGKFVRPTP is encoded by the coding sequence TTGCCTGAATTTACCCATATAGATAAAGAAGGCCGTGTCAGAATGGTCGATGTTACGGATAAGGAGCATAGCCAGCGCGTTGCCGTTGCGCAGGGAGTGGTTTCTATGAATCCGGAGACATTTGAAAAGATACGCGATCAGTCTGTAAAAAAGGGGAATGTTCTTGAAACGGCCAGGATTGCCGGTATTATGGCCGCAAAAAAGACCAGCGAACTTATACCCATGTGTCATCCCCTGTTAATTTCACATGTTTCGGTCGATTTTTGTCCTGATAAAGCAATAAATTCAATCAGGATAGAAGCTTTGGCGCGGGTTACAGGTCAGACCGGGGTGGAGATGGAGGCCCTGACCGCTGTTTCCGTTGCCGCTTTAACAATTTACGATATGTGTAAATCCTACGACAGAAAGATGACTATTTCCGATATATTACTTCTGGAAAAATCAGGCGGTAAAAGCGGAAAATTTGTCAGACCCACCCCGTAA